The Acidobacteriota bacterium genome includes a region encoding these proteins:
- the nuoF gene encoding NADH-quinone oxidoreductase subunit NuoF, which yields MDTKILTRNMHLPDLQEIGVYESLGGYRALARALGELSPDDIVETVRKSGLRGRGGAGFPTGMKWGFVPKNTGRPVYLCVNSDESEPGTFKDRLLIEKDPHQLVEGTILSAYALGCRLAFLYIRGEYVRPAGILERAIAQARGRGYLGNNILGSGFSLDILVHRGAGAYICGEETALLESLEGRRGHPRLKPPFPAAVGLYDSPTVINNVETLANVPHIVNNGADWYASIGVPGNAGTRLFGVSGHVVRRGVYELPMGTPLGELLYDHCGGLRPGRKLKAVVPGGSSTPVLTADQVDVPLDFDSIARAGSMLGSAGVIVMDDSACMVRAAVRIARFYAEESCGQCTQCREGTEWLYRILRRIEGGRGKEGDLGLLLDLCANMKGRTICPLSDAAAMPIESYVQKFHDEFDAHIREQRCVVQDATPVAT from the coding sequence ATGGACACCAAAATCCTGACCCGGAACATGCATCTCCCCGACCTCCAGGAAATCGGGGTCTACGAATCGCTCGGGGGCTACCGGGCGCTGGCCAGGGCGCTGGGGGAACTGTCCCCGGACGACATCGTCGAAACGGTGAGAAAATCGGGGCTGCGGGGGCGGGGGGGCGCCGGTTTCCCCACCGGGATGAAGTGGGGGTTCGTCCCTAAGAATACGGGCCGGCCGGTCTACCTCTGCGTGAACTCGGACGAGAGCGAGCCGGGCACCTTCAAGGACAGGCTCCTCATCGAAAAGGACCCTCACCAGCTGGTCGAGGGAACGATCCTCTCGGCCTACGCCCTGGGGTGCCGCCTGGCCTTCCTCTACATCCGCGGAGAGTACGTCCGGCCGGCCGGGATCCTCGAGCGGGCGATCGCCCAGGCCCGCGGCAGGGGGTATCTCGGCAACAACATCCTGGGGTCCGGGTTCTCCCTGGACATCCTCGTGCACCGCGGCGCCGGGGCCTACATCTGCGGCGAGGAAACGGCCCTGCTGGAATCCCTGGAAGGACGGAGGGGGCACCCCCGTCTGAAGCCCCCCTTCCCCGCAGCGGTCGGCCTCTACGACTCCCCCACGGTCATCAACAACGTGGAGACGCTGGCCAACGTCCCCCACATCGTCAACAACGGGGCCGACTGGTACGCCTCCATCGGCGTGCCGGGCAACGCCGGCACGCGCCTGTTCGGGGTCAGCGGCCATGTCGTCCGGCGGGGGGTCTACGAACTGCCGATGGGGACCCCCCTCGGCGAACTCCTGTACGATCACTGCGGCGGCCTCCGCCCGGGCCGCAAACTCAAGGCCGTCGTCCCCGGGGGGTCCTCCACGCCGGTGCTGACCGCGGACCAGGTGGACGTCCCCCTCGATTTCGACTCCATCGCCAGGGCCGGGAGCATGCTGGGCTCGGCCGGGGTGATCGTCATGGACGACAGCGCCTGCATGGTCAGGGCCGCCGTCAGGATAGCGCGCTTCTACGCCGAGGAATCGTGCGGGCAGTGCACCCAGTGCCGCGAGGGGACCGAATGGCTCTACCGCATCCTCCGCCGGATCGAGGGGGGGCGCGGCAAGGAGGGGGACCTGGGGCTGCTGCTCGACCTCTGCGCCAACATGAAGGGGCGCACGATCTGCCCCCTCTCCGACGCCGCGGCGATGCCGATCGAGAGCTACGTTCAGAAGTTCCACGATGAATTCGACGCGCACATCCGGGAACAACGGTGTGTCGTCCAGGACGCGACCCCCGTCGCGACATAG
- a CDS encoding nucleotide exchange factor GrpE, producing MNLDVIDKAAPVEPKPRYPSYVEELRGRMEEMEKRFREKTEQVDGELARTRARLREDFDRKLELEKGKLVLPFLEVLDNLERAMEAAARADSVEHLLEGVRLTADLFRSKLQSIGVTPVPSLGLPFDPNSAQAVGTIPVTDAARDGVVLEELQTGYAMGDQLVRPAQVRVGRSDT from the coding sequence TTGAATCTGGACGTTATCGACAAGGCCGCGCCGGTGGAGCCCAAGCCCCGCTATCCCTCCTACGTCGAGGAACTCCGGGGGCGGATGGAGGAAATGGAAAAGCGGTTCCGGGAGAAAACGGAACAGGTCGACGGGGAGCTGGCCCGCACCCGGGCCCGCCTCCGGGAGGACTTCGATCGGAAGCTGGAACTGGAAAAGGGAAAGCTCGTCCTCCCCTTTCTCGAGGTCCTGGACAACCTGGAGCGGGCGATGGAAGCCGCCGCCAGGGCGGACTCGGTGGAACATCTCCTGGAAGGGGTCCGGCTGACGGCCGACCTGTTCCGGTCGAAGCTCCAGTCGATCGGCGTCACCCCCGTCCCCTCCCTCGGGCTCCCCTTCGACCCGAACTCGGCGCAGGCGGTCGGCACCATCCCGGTCACGGACGCGGCCCGCGACGGGGTGGTCCTCGAGGAGCTGCAGACCGGGTACGCGATGGGAGATCAGCTGGTGCGCCCGGCGCAGGTCAGGGTGGGACGGAGCGACACTTAA